From the genome of Nicotiana sylvestris chromosome 2, ASM39365v2, whole genome shotgun sequence, one region includes:
- the LOC104213275 gene encoding polygalacturonase QRT3, which yields MFFLGFIHILGSLTRKEKNMGERTWTSSLLSLIKVLVCLSLISHVLGEKSVHLREATRKQHDHQMRKMQAFKASFVRRDSVSSPNSVSPSPTPYAVTVTPSPRVYHVTSYGADPTGKIDSTEAISQAISDALEGPSDGFLMQGIANLGGAQVNLEGGNYLISQPLQFPVLGRGNLMILGGTLKASDNFPTDGYLIDLSTSSGNAPEYFFEFITLRDLLLDSNFRGGGIQVINSLRTSIDNCYITHFTTNGILAKGGHETYIRNSFLGQHITAGGDKGERNFSGTAINLMGNDNSVTNVVIFSAGIGIMVSGQANLLSGVHCYNKATGFGGTGIYLKLAGLTQTRIVDSYMDFTGIVAEDPVQLHISNTFFLGDAFITLKSINGVVNGVNIVDNMFSGSNKGVDIVQLDQSNGPFTTIDQVVVDKNNVKGMNLKATIGSGVVQGNGTSWTLDLNPILLFPNLIKNVQYTFFPSGNSFVNHALRNVSNNQVLVESDVQVPASVFVVVDQGK from the exons ATGTTTTTTCTTGGATTCATTCACATACTAGGTTCACttacaaggaaagagaaaaaCATGGGAGAAAGAACATGGACTTCCTCCCTTTTGTCCTTGATTAAGGTTTTGGTTTGCCTTTCCTTAATATCCCATGTTCTTGGAGAGAAATCTGTTCATCTTCGAGAAGCTACAAGAAAACAACATGATCATCAAATGAGGAAAATGCAAGCTTTTAAAGCTTCATTTGTTCGTCGCGATTCGGTTTCTTCTCCTAATTCTGTTTCTCCATCTCCAACACCATATGCAGTAACT GTGACACCAAGTCCAAGAGTATATCACGTAACATCATATGGTGCAGACCCAACTGGGAAAATAGATAGCACAGAAGCAATATCACAAGCAATTTCGGATGCATTAGAAGGGCCAAGCGATGGTTTCTTGATGCAAGGAATTGCAAATCTTGGTGGTGCTCAAGTCAATCTTGAAGGTGGGAATTACTTGATCAGCCAACCTTTGCAATTTCCCGTTCTTGGCCGTGGCAATCTCATG ATTCTTGGAGGTACACTAAAAGCTTCAGATAATTTCCCAACTGATGGATATCTCATCGATTTATCGACTTCTTCAGGCAATGCTCCCGAATATTTCTTTGAATTCATAACCCTAAGAGACCTATTACTGGATTCTAATTTCAGAGGAGGAGGAATCCAAGTAATAAACTCACTAAGAACAAGCATTGACAATTGTTATATTACTCATTTCACAACAAATGGTATTCTAGCCAAAGGTGGCCATGAAACTTATATTAGGAATTCATTCCTTGGACAACATATCACTGCTGGTGGTGATAAAGGAGAGAGGAATTTCTCCGGGACGGCAATTAATTTAATGGGAAATGACAATTCAGTCACGAATGTGGTGATTTTTTCAGCTGGAATAGGTATAATGGTATCAGGTCAAGCAAATTTGTTATCAGGTGtacattgttataataaagcaacTGGATTTGGTGGCACTGGGATTTACTTAAAATTGGCAGGTTTAACCCAAACCAGGATAGTGGATTCCTATATGGATTTTACTGGGATTGTGGCTGAGGATCCTGTTCAACTCCATATTTCCAATACCTTTTTTCTTGGAGATGCTTTTATTACATTGAAGTCTATAAATGGTGTTGTGAATGGAGTTAACATTGTGGATAACATGTTTTCTGGATCAAATAAAGGGGTGGATATTGTTCAATTAGACCAATCTAATGGTCCTTTTACAACAATTGATCAAGTTGTGGTGGATAAAAATAATGTTAAAGGGATGAATCTAAAGGCTACAATTGGAAGTGGGGTTGTTCAAGGGAATGGTACTTCTTGGACTTTGGATCTTAATCCAATTCTTTTATTTCCTAACCTCATTAAAAATGTTCAATACACATTTTTCCCTAGTGGAAATTCTTTTGTTAATCATGCTTTGAGAAATGTATCAAATAATCAGGTTTTGGTTGAATCGGATGTGCAAGTTCCAGCAAGTGTTTTCGTGGTGGTTGATCAAGGGAAATGA